The proteins below come from a single Mesobacillus jeotgali genomic window:
- the liaF gene encoding cell wall-active antibiotics response protein LiaF — MLNNMKNDYVSWIVITGLILLLLEVSFFNEGLIFSLLASGAMIYFGRSLMPKKSGKLLFWAGLFFFLSSVFSMMTFRFFLLAVLIYLAYQFAQSKKKPEVITPVLKEPEKENRKEMLIEKPPLLKNRLFGHQETPSHVYEWNDVNIQTGIGDSVIDLSLTVLPKGETVVFIRNVIGNVKVYVPYDLEVTLRHSSVIGSAEVFEHEEDRVLNQSLYVQTPGYDDAEQKVKIFTSMLVGNIEVKRI; from the coding sequence ATGTTGAACAACATGAAGAATGATTATGTCAGCTGGATTGTGATTACTGGACTTATACTGCTTTTACTAGAAGTTTCATTTTTTAACGAAGGACTGATTTTCTCCCTTCTTGCAAGCGGAGCGATGATCTATTTCGGGCGCTCCTTGATGCCGAAGAAATCTGGGAAACTGCTTTTCTGGGCAGGCTTGTTCTTTTTCCTGAGCAGTGTTTTCAGCATGATGACATTCCGGTTTTTTCTATTAGCGGTACTGATCTATCTTGCCTATCAATTTGCTCAGTCGAAAAAGAAGCCGGAAGTGATCACGCCAGTTTTAAAGGAGCCTGAAAAAGAAAACAGGAAGGAAATGCTGATCGAAAAACCTCCTCTTCTTAAAAATCGTTTGTTTGGCCATCAGGAAACGCCTTCCCATGTGTATGAGTGGAATGATGTCAATATCCAGACGGGGATTGGCGACAGTGTCATCGACCTGAGCCTGACGGTGCTGCCAAAGGGAGAAACTGTGGTTTTTATCCGAAACGTTATTGGCAATGTAAAAGTGTATGTGCCATATGATTTGGAAGTCACTCTCAGGCATTCGTCAGTCATTGGCTCTGCTGAAGTATTCGAGCATGAGGAGGACAGGGTGCTGAACCAGAGCCTGTATGTGCAGACTCCAGGCTATGACGACGCTGAGCAGAAAGTGAAGATTTTCACCTCGATGCTTGTTGGTAATATCGAGGTGAAACGCATATGA